The following are encoded in a window of Collinsella aerofaciens genomic DNA:
- the cobM gene encoding precorrin-4 C(11)-methyltransferase — translation MIHIVGAGSGAADLITLRGARLLRAADVVVWAGSLVNPELLAECKESCIVYDSAHMTLEEVLDVMCAADARGEEVVRLHTGDPCLYGAIQEQMDALDARGVDYEVVPGVSSFCGAAAALRQEYTLPGISQSVVITRLSGRTPMPAGEGMRTMAESGSTMVIFLSSGMLAELSAELLAAGRSSDEPAALVYKATWPEERVVRCTVGTLADAGAREGIDRTALVVVGRVLGARGRLAHNGAQAESYERSKLYDPSFSTGYRKASS, via the coding sequence ATGATTCATATCGTTGGCGCTGGCTCGGGCGCCGCCGACCTTATCACGCTGCGCGGGGCGCGCCTTCTGCGCGCGGCCGACGTGGTCGTTTGGGCGGGGAGCCTTGTGAACCCCGAGCTGCTCGCTGAGTGCAAGGAATCCTGCATCGTCTACGACAGCGCGCACATGACCTTGGAGGAAGTGCTCGACGTGATGTGCGCGGCGGATGCGCGGGGCGAGGAAGTGGTGCGCCTGCACACGGGCGACCCGTGCCTGTACGGCGCCATCCAGGAGCAGATGGACGCACTCGACGCGCGCGGCGTGGACTACGAGGTGGTGCCCGGCGTGTCGAGCTTTTGCGGTGCCGCGGCGGCGCTTCGCCAGGAATACACGCTGCCGGGAATCAGCCAGTCGGTCGTGATCACGCGGCTTTCCGGACGTACCCCCATGCCCGCGGGCGAGGGCATGCGCACCATGGCGGAAAGCGGCTCGACTATGGTCATCTTCCTGAGCTCGGGTATGCTCGCCGAGCTTTCCGCCGAGCTTTTGGCCGCGGGCCGCAGCTCCGATGAGCCGGCGGCGCTCGTGTACAAGGCGACCTGGCCTGAGGAGCGCGTGGTGCGATGCACAGTGGGCACGCTCGCCGATGCGGGCGCGCGAGAGGGCATCGACCGCACGGCGCTCGTGGTGGTGGGCCGCGTGCTCGGAGCTCGCGGCAGGCTTGCACACAACGGCGCGCAAGCGGAGTCGTACGAGCGCAGCAAGCTTTACGACCCTTCGTTTTCCACGGGGTATCGGAAGGCGAGCAGCTAG
- a CDS encoding ABC transporter ATP-binding protein yields MGEFVPRPKTLGGDIPCLDSPELARKRQKTLSARAELRAERLLRAESNLETPVETQADGAPLFRISDLSAGYDKKVVVEGVDLEVRAGDVVALIGPNGSGKSTILKTITRHLAPLAGAVELDGREISRWKTAEFARNLAVMLTDRPRTELLTCRDIVEAGRHPYTGRMGTLSPDDHSRVDEAMKTAHVEELAERDFMQISDGQRQRVMLARAIAQDPRVLVLDEPTSYLDIRYQIDLLRILRHLAKSRNVAIIMSIHELELAQKSADKVICVKDGRVFRAGAPEDIFTRETIGELYGLKHGTFNERFGSVEIGRPHGDAHTFVIAGAGTGSAVFRQLIRQGKAFYAGVLHEGDIDCELARDLATECVAERAFEPIGDKTIARAKELLVHCARLIVCPSAFGTINARNAELVEFARSHGIEVMRVCEGASEDSHLEWEE; encoded by the coding sequence ATGGGGGAATTCGTGCCGCGGCCCAAAACGCTCGGAGGGGACATTCCATGCTTAGACAGTCCTGAGCTCGCACGAAAGCGCCAGAAGACACTTTCGGCTCGTGCGGAACTGCGTGCGGAACGCCTCCTTCGAGCGGAGTCGAACCTCGAAACCCCGGTCGAAACGCAGGCTGACGGAGCGCCGCTTTTCCGCATAAGCGACCTGTCGGCGGGCTACGACAAGAAGGTCGTAGTCGAAGGCGTCGATCTGGAGGTTCGCGCGGGCGACGTCGTGGCGCTCATCGGGCCGAACGGCTCGGGCAAGTCGACCATCTTGAAAACCATCACACGCCATCTGGCACCGCTTGCCGGCGCGGTCGAGCTCGACGGGCGGGAGATTTCCCGATGGAAGACGGCGGAGTTCGCAAGGAACCTTGCCGTTATGCTGACAGATCGCCCCCGGACCGAGCTCCTCACCTGCCGCGATATCGTAGAGGCGGGAAGGCATCCCTACACCGGGCGAATGGGCACACTCTCGCCCGACGACCATAGTCGGGTCGACGAGGCCATGAAAACCGCACATGTGGAAGAGCTCGCCGAGCGCGACTTCATGCAGATAAGCGACGGGCAACGCCAGCGCGTCATGCTCGCACGCGCCATCGCGCAGGATCCGCGCGTGCTCGTGCTCGACGAGCCCACGTCGTATCTCGATATCCGCTACCAGATCGACCTGCTGCGAATACTTCGCCACCTTGCGAAATCGCGGAATGTGGCTATCATCATGTCCATCCACGAACTCGAGCTCGCGCAGAAAAGCGCCGACAAGGTGATTTGCGTGAAGGACGGCCGGGTCTTCCGCGCCGGCGCACCCGAGGACATATTCACGCGCGAGACGATTGGCGAGCTCTACGGCCTTAAACATGGCACCTTCAACGAGCGCTTCGGCAGCGTGGAAATTGGGCGCCCACACGGCGATGCGCACACGTTCGTCATCGCTGGCGCAGGTACGGGGTCGGCTGTGTTTCGCCAGCTCATCCGACAGGGCAAGGCGTTCTACGCGGGCGTTCTGCACGAAGGGGACATCGACTGCGAGCTCGCGCGCGACCTGGCGACGGAATGCGTGGCCGAGCGCGCCTTCGAGCCGATCGGGGATAAAACCATAGCCCGCGCCAAAGAGCTCCTCGTCCACTGCGCGCGCCTTATCGTGTGCCCCTCCGCCTTCGGCACCATAAACGCCCGCAACGCAGAACTCGTCGAGTTCGCACGCTCGCATGGTATCGAGGTCATGCGAGTATGCGAAGGCGCATCGGAGGATTCCCATTTGGAGTGGGAAGAATAA
- a CDS encoding TetR/AcrR family transcriptional regulator, translated as MATSKPRLDRRIVRSRNAILSAFERLLMEKPLADITVSAIAREANVDRKTFYVHFGTVDGLLDAIAVDVVEMIVDSVEKTLASMDGDTNERALGAAATFFKTVNEALCNNLVLNRQLIENIPLDDFMARLRAPLEHEIAERDLLPQGLKDEMFDYYLAFLLSGIIGIYRTWALSDGSVPIERVSEVANDLTLNGLSSLESRLD; from the coding sequence ATGGCAACCAGCAAACCGCGTCTTGATCGTCGCATCGTTCGCAGCCGTAATGCCATCCTTTCGGCTTTCGAGCGCCTGCTCATGGAAAAGCCGCTGGCAGACATTACGGTGAGTGCCATCGCGCGCGAGGCCAATGTCGACCGCAAGACCTTCTACGTTCACTTTGGTACGGTTGACGGCCTGCTTGATGCCATTGCCGTTGATGTGGTGGAGATGATTGTCGACTCGGTCGAGAAAACGCTTGCTTCAATGGACGGCGACACCAATGAGCGCGCTCTTGGCGCGGCGGCGACCTTCTTTAAAACCGTTAACGAGGCACTGTGCAACAACTTGGTGCTCAATCGTCAGCTGATCGAGAACATTCCGCTCGATGATTTTATGGCTCGTCTTCGTGCGCCGCTCGAGCACGAGATTGCCGAACGCGATCTGCTGCCCCAAGGTCTCAAGGACGAGATGTTCGACTATTATCTGGCGTTTTTGCTGTCGGGTATTATCGGTATCTATCGCACGTGGGCGCTGTCTGACGGCTCGGTTCCTATCGAGCGCGTCTCTGAGGTCGCCAACGACCTGACTCTTAATGGCCTGTCGAGTCTGGAATCTCGCTTGGATTAG
- a CDS encoding lysylphosphatidylglycerol synthase transmembrane domain-containing protein, with protein MTESSQHTSKPQVEVEASGGDDNKSARRGAIFIGVVLVGYIVYLVVTGQMGQFWAAMSSVQASWLVVACLCMFMYLFFGIVAYAIAVWLDPNSPVGIRDLISVEASGIFFGNLTPMMMGSTPAQIYRLTKAGQNVGEAGATQFTRFIVYQFGLVAWGAILLLARMPFFAERYGDMTLLCVFSFGGHCCILLGIFAVALMPKTVTRVAHCIINWLERIGVSATKIEGWRTFVDGEIYSFSEKFKLSAGHFSSMLLTVFITMLQLAFFYLVPYFLMLAFGHHEVDFFSVMAASAFVQLLSSAVPLPGGTGGAEGGFALFLGHFFGSASTAGYLLWRLITFIAPTILAAPLLGLKSAHNESIHARWDRVMRKLGRTPQTPSTPTKPHPANAVTVDPKMQAQKASGTAKPAHKAYVRQTGDGIRVSPSALNKKKHPKSQ; from the coding sequence ATGACGGAGTCCTCTCAGCATACGTCTAAGCCCCAGGTCGAGGTTGAGGCCTCGGGCGGAGATGACAATAAGAGCGCACGCCGCGGCGCCATCTTTATCGGCGTCGTGCTGGTAGGTTATATCGTCTATCTGGTGGTAACCGGGCAGATGGGGCAGTTCTGGGCCGCTATGTCGAGCGTCCAGGCGTCATGGCTCGTTGTCGCGTGTCTTTGCATGTTCATGTACCTGTTCTTTGGCATTGTGGCCTATGCGATCGCCGTCTGGCTCGATCCCAATTCGCCCGTCGGCATCCGCGACCTGATCTCGGTCGAGGCGAGTGGCATCTTCTTTGGTAACCTGACGCCCATGATGATGGGCTCCACCCCGGCTCAAATCTATCGCCTGACCAAGGCCGGCCAAAACGTGGGCGAGGCCGGCGCCACGCAATTCACGCGTTTTATCGTGTACCAGTTTGGCCTCGTTGCCTGGGGCGCTATCCTACTGCTTGCTCGCATGCCGTTTTTTGCCGAGCGCTATGGCGACATGACGTTGCTGTGCGTCTTTAGCTTTGGTGGGCACTGCTGCATCTTGCTGGGCATCTTCGCCGTCGCGCTCATGCCTAAGACCGTCACGCGCGTCGCCCATTGCATCATCAATTGGCTTGAGCGCATTGGTGTCTCGGCCACTAAGATCGAGGGATGGCGCACGTTTGTCGATGGCGAGATCTACTCCTTCTCCGAGAAGTTCAAGCTTTCGGCCGGACATTTTTCTTCCATGCTGCTCACCGTGTTTATCACCATGCTGCAGCTCGCGTTTTTCTATCTGGTTCCGTATTTCCTGATGCTTGCCTTTGGCCACCACGAGGTCGACTTTTTCTCGGTCATGGCCGCGAGCGCCTTTGTCCAGCTGCTGAGCTCTGCGGTCCCCCTGCCCGGTGGAACTGGTGGCGCTGAGGGCGGCTTTGCATTGTTCTTGGGTCATTTCTTTGGGTCGGCTTCGACCGCTGGCTATCTGCTGTGGCGCCTCATTACGTTTATTGCGCCGACCATTTTGGCTGCGCCCCTGCTGGGCCTTAAGAGCGCCCACAACGAGAGCATCCATGCGCGCTGGGATCGCGTGATGCGCAAGCTCGGCCGCACGCCTCAGACGCCCTCTACGCCCACTAAGCCGCACCCCGCGAATGCTGTAACTGTTGATCCCAAGATGCAGGCTCAGAAGGCTTCTGGGACCGCTAAGCCGGCTCATAAAGCCTATGTGCGCCAGACAGGCGATGGTATTCGCGTATCTCCGTCGGCACTCAATAAGAAGAAGCACCCTAAGTCGCAGTAG
- a CDS encoding sirohydrochlorin cobaltochelatase translates to MSDQMSRRGFMGAAATGAFALAGVALAGCSSTSASSEKSSEKEKAVKPVILVTSFGTSYNDSRHITIGAIEDAIREKYWQDYDIRRAFTAQIIIDKLKKRDGITIDNMTEALDRCVEDGVKEIVVQPTHLMAGLEYADVKDELDKYADKFDKISLGDPLLTSDDDYKKVAAAINENMASFDDGKTALCLMGHGTEADSNADYAKMQEVFKNEGLTQFFVGTVEAEPTCEDVIAAASAAGYKKAVLAPFMVVAGDHANNDMADETDPDSWAAKFVAAGFEVTCLLQGLGQNAAVDDIYVSHVDDAIAKL, encoded by the coding sequence ATGTCCGACCAGATGTCACGCCGCGGCTTCATGGGCGCCGCAGCAACCGGAGCATTCGCGCTCGCCGGAGTCGCGCTCGCGGGCTGCTCCAGCACCTCCGCGAGTTCCGAGAAATCGAGTGAAAAGGAGAAGGCCGTGAAGCCGGTCATCCTCGTCACGAGCTTCGGCACGAGCTACAACGACTCGCGCCACATCACCATCGGCGCCATCGAAGACGCTATCCGCGAGAAGTACTGGCAGGACTACGACATCCGCCGCGCCTTCACCGCGCAGATCATCATCGACAAGCTGAAGAAGCGCGACGGCATCACGATCGACAACATGACCGAGGCGCTCGACCGCTGCGTGGAAGACGGCGTGAAGGAAATTGTCGTGCAGCCGACGCATCTCATGGCTGGCTTGGAATACGCCGACGTGAAAGACGAGCTCGACAAGTACGCCGACAAGTTCGACAAGATCTCGCTCGGCGACCCGCTGCTCACCTCCGACGACGACTACAAGAAGGTGGCCGCAGCCATTAATGAGAACATGGCGTCCTTCGACGACGGCAAGACGGCGCTGTGCCTCATGGGCCACGGCACCGAAGCCGATTCCAACGCCGACTATGCCAAGATGCAGGAAGTGTTCAAGAACGAGGGCTTGACGCAGTTCTTCGTCGGCACCGTCGAGGCTGAGCCGACCTGCGAGGATGTTATCGCCGCCGCGAGCGCCGCAGGGTACAAGAAGGCCGTGCTCGCGCCGTTCATGGTGGTCGCGGGCGACCACGCGAACAACGACATGGCAGACGAGACCGACCCCGACAGCTGGGCTGCGAAGTTCGTGGCCGCTGGCTTCGAAGTGACGTGCCTGCTCCAGGGTCTGGGACAGAACGCCGCGGTCGACGACATCTACGTCTCGCACGTGGACGACGCCATCGCCAAGCTGTAA
- the cbiD gene encoding cobalt-precorrin-5B (C(1))-methyltransferase CbiD: MAFEHYIYTGTTRLRCGYTTGSCAALAAKAACEMLLSRKPVGRVSIVTPGGLPVEANVVDACIGEGCAQCAVRKDAGDDADVTDGVLVYAHVEHAGSGTGAAGSKDVPARESEVSVDGGVGVGRVTLPGLEQPVGAAAINATPRAMITSAVREVCAAHGFSGNIAVTISVPEGVALAKKTFNPHLGIEGGISILGTTGIVEPRSLAALRDSIELEIRQHAAMGRRGVVLTPGNYGGQFISGHFHLNGAPVVFISNFVGDAIDCCVREGFTNVLLVGHIGKLVKVAGGIMDTHSRTADCRAEILAAHAAMAGAGAKTVREIMSSVTTTAALEVIEAAGVGDAARASLAAAIEDRLRRRAAGACDIAAVVFDAERRELFRTSGADAVIGKLGATYE; this comes from the coding sequence GTGGCCTTCGAGCACTACATATATACCGGGACGACCCGCCTGCGCTGCGGCTACACCACGGGGAGCTGCGCCGCGCTCGCGGCGAAGGCGGCCTGCGAGATGCTTTTGTCACGAAAGCCCGTCGGCCGCGTGTCGATCGTCACCCCCGGCGGGCTGCCCGTCGAGGCGAACGTGGTCGACGCATGCATCGGCGAGGGGTGCGCCCAGTGCGCCGTGCGAAAGGACGCAGGCGACGATGCCGATGTGACTGACGGCGTACTCGTGTACGCGCACGTGGAACATGCGGGGTCGGGCACGGGTGCTGCGGGCAGCAAGGACGTGCCCGCGCGCGAATCGGAAGTTTCCGTCGATGGCGGCGTGGGCGTGGGGCGCGTGACATTGCCCGGGCTCGAGCAGCCGGTGGGGGCGGCCGCCATCAACGCGACGCCGCGCGCGATGATCACTTCGGCGGTGCGCGAGGTGTGCGCCGCGCACGGCTTTTCTGGAAATATTGCTGTGACGATTTCGGTACCCGAGGGTGTTGCCCTTGCCAAAAAGACCTTCAACCCGCATCTGGGGATAGAGGGCGGCATCTCCATCCTGGGCACGACGGGCATCGTCGAGCCGCGCAGCCTCGCTGCCTTGCGCGACAGCATCGAGCTCGAGATCCGGCAGCATGCGGCTATGGGGCGGCGCGGAGTCGTGCTCACGCCCGGCAACTACGGCGGGCAGTTCATCTCGGGGCATTTCCACCTAAACGGTGCGCCGGTGGTCTTCATCTCCAACTTTGTGGGCGATGCGATTGACTGCTGCGTTCGCGAGGGATTTACCAATGTCCTTCTTGTGGGACACATCGGCAAGTTGGTGAAGGTCGCGGGCGGCATCATGGACACCCATTCGCGTACCGCCGACTGCCGCGCGGAGATTCTGGCCGCCCACGCGGCCATGGCCGGCGCGGGCGCGAAGACCGTGCGCGAGATCATGTCGTCCGTCACGACCACGGCGGCGCTCGAGGTAATCGAGGCCGCCGGCGTTGGGGACGCTGCGCGCGCCTCGCTCGCTGCGGCAATTGAGGACAGGTTGCGCCGTCGCGCGGCGGGCGCATGCGACATCGCCGCGGTCGTGTTCGACGCCGAGCGCCGCGAGCTTTTCCGCACGTCGGGCGCCGATGCAGTTATCGGGAAATTGGGGGCGACGTATGAGTAA
- a CDS encoding ABC transporter substrate-binding protein: MRSILPKGENRKRHRIAARAIACVLVALLALPFAGCSASPNATGATTGSQEYTVSVSLSGGSGRASIASPTTIVKDGDTYTATITWSSSNYDKMTIDGVDYAPINDGGNSTFEIPVTLDEDIAVSAETVAMSTPHTIDYTLHFDSSTMKEKSGDDASGDSPAGTASSAAADFHNPDLGCGWEPTGTLQLEYAKHFTVDEFEGGLRLICVSNGERFLVVPQDAKVPDGLSSDIAVIRRPADKVYLVSSATMCLVDALDANDNIFMSGTKADDCSVAGFKSALESGAIAYGGKYSAPDYERISASGCTLAIENTMINHTPDVKEKLQKLGLVVLTEQSSSEPEALGRVEWIKLFGVLFDKEDEAAHLFNEQKARVEQTSRLASSGKTVAYFYINSNGAAVTRRAGDYVAQMIELAGGNYALDDAQTASTSGSSVTLEMERFYATAKDADIIVYNGTIDESVATLNDFVGKNALLSQFKAVKNGNVWVTSADMYQQMTSTADIIDELHGAFTGDDASDFHYLRKLG, translated from the coding sequence ATGCGGTCGATTCTTCCCAAGGGGGAAAACAGGAAGCGCCACAGAATCGCGGCGCGCGCGATCGCCTGCGTTCTCGTCGCCCTGCTCGCGCTTCCCTTCGCGGGGTGCAGTGCGAGCCCGAACGCGACCGGTGCCACGACGGGCTCTCAGGAATACACTGTGAGCGTCTCGCTTTCCGGCGGGTCAGGGCGCGCAAGCATCGCCTCACCCACCACAATTGTGAAGGATGGCGACACCTACACCGCGACCATCACCTGGTCGAGTTCGAACTACGACAAGATGACCATCGACGGCGTGGACTACGCGCCCATAAACGACGGCGGCAACTCCACGTTCGAGATACCCGTCACGCTCGACGAGGACATCGCCGTGTCGGCCGAGACCGTCGCCATGTCGACGCCGCACACCATCGACTACACGCTCCACTTCGACTCATCCACCATGAAGGAGAAATCGGGCGACGATGCAAGCGGCGACTCCCCCGCGGGAACGGCTTCAAGCGCCGCGGCCGACTTCCACAACCCAGATTTGGGCTGCGGCTGGGAGCCGACGGGGACGCTTCAGCTTGAATACGCCAAGCACTTCACTGTCGACGAGTTCGAAGGCGGCCTGCGGCTTATCTGCGTTTCGAACGGGGAGCGCTTCCTCGTGGTACCGCAAGATGCGAAGGTACCTGATGGGTTGAGCTCTGACATCGCGGTCATAAGGCGCCCCGCCGACAAGGTGTACCTCGTGTCGTCGGCGACGATGTGCCTGGTCGACGCGCTCGATGCGAACGACAATATCTTCATGTCGGGCACGAAGGCCGACGATTGCTCGGTCGCGGGCTTCAAAAGCGCGCTCGAAAGTGGGGCGATCGCCTACGGCGGCAAGTACAGCGCGCCCGACTACGAGCGAATATCGGCCTCGGGCTGCACGCTCGCCATCGAGAACACCATGATCAACCACACACCCGATGTGAAGGAAAAGCTGCAGAAGCTCGGACTCGTCGTGCTCACCGAACAGTCGTCGAGCGAGCCCGAAGCACTCGGGCGCGTCGAGTGGATTAAGCTTTTCGGCGTCCTGTTCGACAAGGAAGACGAGGCCGCGCACCTGTTCAACGAGCAGAAGGCCCGCGTCGAGCAAACGTCGAGGCTTGCGTCGTCAGGTAAAACCGTGGCGTATTTCTACATTAACTCGAACGGGGCCGCCGTCACGCGGCGGGCGGGCGACTACGTGGCGCAGATGATCGAGCTTGCAGGCGGCAACTACGCGCTCGATGACGCGCAGACGGCGTCGACGTCAGGTTCGTCAGTAACGCTCGAAATGGAGCGCTTCTACGCGACGGCGAAGGATGCCGACATCATCGTCTACAACGGCACCATCGACGAATCGGTTGCCACCTTGAACGACTTTGTAGGCAAAAACGCGCTATTGTCGCAGTTCAAAGCCGTGAAGAACGGCAACGTCTGGGTCACAAGCGCCGACATGTACCAGCAGATGACTTCTACCGCCGACATTATCGACGAGCTGCACGGGGCGTTCACCGGCGATGACGCGAGCGACTTCCATTATCTGAGGAAGCTCGGCTAG
- a CDS encoding FecCD family ABC transporter permease produces MTYDESGRAARCRVVTALLAVALIVLVGANLCIGSVLVPADHIPGILSGGAANSMESQVIWEIRLPRVLSAVLLGGALSLSGFLLQTFFNNPIADPFILGVSSGAKFVVALTMIVLLGANQAMSSPAMVAAAFLGSLITIGFVLLIARRISSMAMLIVAGVMVGYICSAATNFLIAFADDQSIVNLHNWSLGSFSGSSWDDIAVIVVVVITVSACVFAISKPLSAFQLGEAYAKSVGVNVARFRVVLVLLASMLSACVTAFAGPVSFVGIAVPHLVKSALKSSKPIRVIPACFLGGAIFCAGCDLIARTLFSPVELSISAVTAIFGAPVVIALMLKKRVR; encoded by the coding sequence ATGACATACGACGAATCGGGGCGCGCCGCGCGGTGTCGCGTCGTGACGGCGCTGCTCGCCGTTGCCCTCATCGTGCTCGTCGGGGCCAACCTGTGCATCGGGAGCGTGCTCGTGCCCGCAGACCACATCCCCGGCATCCTTTCGGGCGGCGCGGCCAATTCCATGGAAAGCCAAGTCATCTGGGAGATTCGCCTGCCGCGCGTGCTTTCAGCCGTGCTTCTCGGCGGGGCACTTTCGCTCTCCGGGTTCCTGCTGCAGACGTTTTTCAACAACCCCATCGCCGACCCGTTCATCTTGGGCGTCTCCTCGGGCGCAAAGTTCGTCGTCGCGCTTACGATGATCGTGCTTCTGGGCGCGAACCAGGCTATGTCCTCGCCGGCCATGGTGGCCGCAGCGTTTCTGGGATCGCTTATCACCATCGGCTTCGTGCTCCTCATCGCACGGCGCATAAGTTCCATGGCCATGCTCATCGTGGCGGGCGTCATGGTGGGATACATCTGCTCGGCGGCGACGAACTTTCTCATCGCCTTCGCCGACGACCAGTCCATCGTGAACCTGCACAACTGGTCTTTGGGTAGCTTCTCGGGTTCGAGCTGGGACGACATCGCGGTCATCGTGGTCGTGGTGATCACCGTGAGCGCATGCGTATTCGCGATATCGAAGCCCCTTTCCGCCTTCCAGCTGGGAGAAGCCTACGCGAAAAGCGTCGGCGTGAACGTCGCACGCTTCCGCGTGGTGCTCGTCCTTCTAGCGAGCATGCTCTCCGCCTGCGTGACCGCGTTCGCTGGTCCGGTGTCGTTCGTAGGCATCGCGGTTCCGCATCTCGTGAAGTCGGCGCTGAAGTCGTCGAAGCCCATCCGCGTGATTCCTGCGTGCTTCTTGGGAGGCGCCATCTTCTGCGCGGGTTGCGATTTGATCGCGCGCACGCTGTTCTCTCCCGTCGAGCTTTCCATCAGCGCCGTCACTGCCATCTTCGGCGCGCCGGTGGTTATCGCGCTCATGCTGAAGAAGCGGGTGAGGTAG
- a CDS encoding CCA tRNA nucleotidyltransferase produces the protein MCNVSLNGTQPTDASIRVLRALEAAGLEAWYVGGWVRDALMGRPSHDVDMCCSGLWQESKAALEAADIAVVESGIKFGGITAICDDERIEVTTYRLDGFYTDGRHPQSVERAASLEDDLARRDFTVNAMAWHPERGLVDRYDGQGDLKRKLIRAVGDPKRRFNEDALRMLRAVRFACRLDFMIEPKTKQALAECAPLLDAVARERVGIELEGILSTGHGGDAMLRYPELVCAAVPELAPARGFDQRSVYHAFNVYEHIARVLTVAGELALCDGVAPSSSLMWAAFLHDVSKPDCFTVDHAGSGHFFGHPELGAKKARVIMDRLALSHDLVRDVCLLIKYHDKALRPERSCLLNMMRALSGEGVDTARLIDELMDLKRADTLGKAPSCFYYVETIEEMRALAHELLKAGEPHTLKMLAINGGDLIRAGVKPGPELGQLLNSALDAVIEDNIPNDREALLVHLNLN, from the coding sequence ATGTGCAATGTTTCGCTCAACGGTACGCAGCCGACCGATGCCTCCATCCGTGTCCTACGCGCGCTTGAGGCGGCTGGTCTTGAGGCTTGGTACGTAGGCGGTTGGGTACGTGATGCCCTGATGGGGCGCCCCAGCCACGATGTGGACATGTGTTGCAGCGGCCTGTGGCAGGAGTCCAAGGCGGCGCTCGAGGCGGCTGATATTGCCGTGGTTGAGTCGGGCATTAAATTTGGCGGCATCACGGCCATTTGCGATGACGAGCGCATTGAGGTCACCACCTACCGCCTGGACGGCTTTTACACCGATGGCCGTCACCCCCAGAGTGTGGAGCGTGCGGCGTCGCTTGAGGACGATCTGGCGCGCCGCGACTTTACCGTTAACGCTATGGCCTGGCATCCCGAGCGCGGTCTTGTCGACCGCTACGATGGCCAGGGCGACCTGAAGCGCAAGCTCATCCGCGCCGTTGGAGATCCCAAGCGTCGTTTTAACGAGGACGCGCTTCGCATGCTGCGCGCGGTGCGTTTTGCCTGCCGTCTCGATTTTATGATCGAGCCTAAGACCAAACAGGCGCTTGCCGAGTGCGCGCCGCTGCTCGATGCCGTGGCACGCGAGCGCGTGGGCATTGAGCTCGAAGGCATTCTTTCGACCGGCCACGGGGGAGACGCGATGCTTCGCTACCCCGAGCTTGTTTGCGCCGCCGTGCCCGAGCTCGCGCCCGCTCGCGGGTTTGACCAGCGCAGCGTCTACCATGCGTTTAACGTCTACGAGCATATCGCCCGCGTGTTGACGGTGGCAGGGGAGCTGGCGCTGTGCGATGGTGTCGCGCCCTCGTCGAGCCTTATGTGGGCGGCGTTTTTGCACGATGTTTCCAAGCCCGATTGCTTTACGGTCGATCATGCCGGAAGCGGACACTTCTTCGGTCATCCCGAGCTCGGCGCCAAGAAGGCGCGTGTCATCATGGATCGTCTGGCACTCTCGCACGACCTGGTGCGCGACGTTTGCCTGCTCATCAAATATCACGATAAGGCGCTGCGCCCCGAGCGCTCCTGCCTGCTCAATATGATGCGCGCACTTTCGGGTGAGGGCGTCGACACGGCCCGCCTGATTGACGAGCTCATGGACCTCAAGCGTGCTGACACGCTTGGCAAGGCCCCATCGTGCTTCTATTACGTTGAGACGATTGAGGAGATGCGCGCGCTGGCGCACGAGCTGCTGAAGGCAGGGGAGCCCCATACGCTCAAGATGCTCGCCATCAACGGCGGCGACCTGATCCGTGCCGGAGTCAAGCCCGGGCCGGAACTGGGTCAGCTTCTCAACTCCGCCCTCGACGCCGTGATCGAAGACAATATTCCCAACGATCGCGAAGCTCTTTTGGTCCATCTCAACTTGAATTAG